The following are from one region of the Muntiacus reevesi chromosome 3, mMunRee1.1, whole genome shotgun sequence genome:
- the NAIF1 gene encoding nuclear apoptosis-inducing factor 1, protein MAVPAKKRKMNFSEREVEIIVEELELKKHLLVNHFNAGVPLAAKSAAWHGILRRVNAVATCRRELPEVKKKWSDLKTEVRRKVAQVRAAVEGGEAPGPTEEDGAGGPGTGGGSGASGPAVAPVLLTPMQQRICNLLGEATIISLPSTAEIHPVALGPTATAAAATVTLTQIPTETTYHTLEEGVVEYCTAEAPPPLPAEAPVEMMAQHADTSVKPQALKSRIALNSAKLIQEQRVTNLHVKEIAQHLEQQNDLLQMIRRSQEVQACAQERQAQAMEGTQAALSVLIQVLRPMIKDFRRYLQSNMPNPATASDPGQVAQNGQPDSIIQ, encoded by the exons ATGGCCGTCCCCGccaagaaaaggaagatgaactTCTCTGAGCGAGAGGTGGAGATCATCGTGGAGGAGCTGGAACTGAAGAAGCACCTGCTGGTGAACCACTTCAACGCGGGCGTCCCTCTGGCTGCCAAGAGTGCGGCGTGGCATGGCATTCTGAGAAGGGTCAACGCCGTGGCCACCTGCCGCCGGGAGCTGCCCGAGGTTAAGAAGAAGTGGTCCGACCTCAAGACCGAGGTCCGTCGCAAGGTCGCCCAGGTCCGGGCGGCCGTGGAGGGTGGCGAGGCCCCAGGGCCCACTGAGGAAGATGGAGCAGGTGGGCCCGGGACAGGCGGTGGCAGTGGCGCTAGTGGCCCCGCTGTAGCACCTGTACTGCTCACCCCCATGCAACAGCGCATCTGCAACCTGCTGGGCGAGGCCACCATTATCAGCTTGCCCAGTACCGCAGAGATCCACCCCGTGGCCCTTGGACCCACGGCCACTGCAGCCGCCGCCACGGTCACCCTGACACAGA TCCCCACAGAGACCACCTATCACAcgctggaggagggagtggtagAGTACTGCACAGCTGaggcccccccacccctgccggcCGAGGCCCCTGTGGAGATGATGGCCCAGCATGCTGATACCTCGGTCAAGCCACAGGCACTCAAGAGCCGCATAGCCCTCAACTCAGCCAAGCTGATCCAGGAGCAGCGGGTCACCAACCTGCACGTGAAGGAGATCGCCCAGCACCTGGAGCAGCAGAATGACCTGCTACAGATGATCCGTCGCTCCCAGGAGGTGCAAGCCTGTGCCCAGGAGCGCCAGGCTCAGGCCATGGAGGGCACCCAGGCGGCCCTGAGCGTCCTCATCCAGGTCCTACGGCCCATGATCAAAGATTTCCGCCGCTACCTTCAGAGCAACATGCCCAACCCCGCCACCGCCTCTGACCCTGGACAGGTGGCCCAGAATGGGCAGCCAGACAGCATCATCCAATGA